In one Maniola hyperantus chromosome 6, iAphHyp1.2, whole genome shotgun sequence genomic region, the following are encoded:
- the LOC138402426 gene encoding uncharacterized protein, with amino-acid sequence MQRALRLIERWCNENELTVNPKKTEMILFTNKRKIELTKPPTLFNTSLELSAEVKYLGVTLDSKLSWKRHTEDKTKKSLAILNQCKRMLGKKWGLKPKIMKWLYLSVVRCSLTYAALVWWPRTLLTTAQQELQKFQRQACLAITGCMSTTPTAALEVILGIPPLHIHIKEEATLAALRLKTSGHWKEQNTMHTKILGQSINKEPRLQWKCDRTEKQHILDKNYKINSEKNLDPKPAQDTIEVYTDGSKTKTGTGAGAYCQELNMRISHALGKDNSVFQAECVGIMTAAIAVANRQVTNFKININSDSQAALKALARFSTTSQLIQDCHKTLETLAMSNDITLRWVKGHDGDQGNEAADALARKATTLKVIGPEPIVPIPFSEYKTWLHELTQKEHSQLWANTTDCRQAKEAFPNIDKRQTNKLLRLDRGKLRKVVGLITGHSPLNKHLFVIGVTDSPLCRACMEVDETPTHVLLECTGVADQRERHLGSPTSFHEALGNLGGLLGFWSELGWLE; translated from the coding sequence ATGCAACGAGCTTTGCGCTTAATAGAAAGATGGTGCAATGAAAACGAACTTACAGTAAATCCGAAGAAAACAGAGATGATACTGTTTACcaacaaaaggaaaattgaaCTAACCAAACCACCAACTTTGTTTAACACAAGCCTTGAACTGTCCGCAGAGGTAAAATATCTCGGTGTGACACTGGACAGCAAACTCAGCTGGAAAAGGCATACAGAagataaaaccaaaaaatcactagcaatactaaaccaatgcaaacgcatgctagggaaaaaatgggggctaaaaccaaagataatgaaatggttatacctatcggtagtaagatgttcactaacatatgctgcacttgtatggtggccaagaactctccttactaccgcccagcaagaactacagaaatttcaacgaCAAGCATGCCTCGCCATTACCGGCTGCATGAGTACCACACCAACAGCAGCGTTAGAAGTCATATTGGGCATTCCGCCCCTACACATACACATCaaagaagaagcaacactcgcagccctgagactgaaaacctcagggcattggaaagaacaaaacacaatgcacactaaaattctagggcaaagcataaacaaagaaccacgtttgcagtggaaatgcgacagaaccgaaaaacaacacatactagacaaaaactacaagataaactcagagaagaacttagatccgaagccagcacaagacacaatagaagtgtacaccgacggatccaaaacgaaaacgggcacaggagctggagcctactgccaagaactaaacatgagaataagtcacgcactcggtaaggacaactctgtcttccaagcagagtgtgtgggcattatgaccgcggctatagccgtggccaatcgacaggtaacaaactttaaaattaacattaactctgatagccaagctgctcttaaagccttggctagattctcgacgacctcacaacttatacaagactgccacaagactctggaaacactcgccatgtcaaacgacatcaccctaaggtgggtcaaaggacatgatggagaccagggaaacgaggcggccgacgcactagcacgaaaggctacgacattgaaggtgatcgggccagaacctattgttcccatacccttcagtgagtataaaacctggttgcatgaactaacacaaaaagagcattcccaactatgggcgaacacaacagactgcaggcaagccaaagaggctttccccaacatagacaaacggcaaactaacaaactactccgcctggacagaggtaaacttagaaaggtggtgggactcataacagggcatagcccactaaacaaacaccttttcgttataggtgtcaccgacagtcctttgtgcagggcatgcatggaggtcgatgaaacaccgacgcacgtgctcctggagtgcacgggcgtagcagatcaacgcgaacgccatttgggttccccgacctcattccatgaagccctcggcaacctgggcggtctactcggcttctggagtgagcttggatggctggagtga